The nucleotide sequence TCGGGCTGCGCGATCGGGCGCTCGCAGTACTCAATGCACTTCTGTCGTTCTATCCTGAAACCGATCTGATCGAGAGCGCCAACCTCATCGTGTTTCCATCGAACGCGCAGCTATCTGCCCGTGCCAACGGCATCGCCGGCACGACGCTTCGGGAGAATCTGGCGCTTCTCGTCCAGGCTGGTTTGATCCATCGGAACGATAGTCCGAACGGCAAGCGCTATGCCCGAAAGGGTCGAGACGGGTCTATTGAAACCGCTTACGGCTTCAACCTAGCGCCGCTGCTCGCTCGATCCGAAGAACTGGCGCTCATGGCTCATCAAGTTGCTGAAGAAAACCGACGCTTGAAGGTGATCAAGGAGAAGATCACCATCGCGCGCCGGGATATACGAAAGCTCATTTCCGCCGCGATCGAGGAGGGCGCTTCGGGCGACTGGCAGAGCATTGAGGACGGTTTTGTTGCTATGATTAGCAGTCTTCGAACCGCGAAGACGCCCACAGCCCTTGGGGAGATCCTCGAAGAACTGACACTGTTGCGAGAAGGCATTGTCAACTTGTTGGAAGATCAGCTTATTTCGCAAGAATCCGACGCCAATGCTGACGAAATCCGTCAGCACATACAGAATTCAAATACTGACTCCATTAATGAACTTGAACCTAGCTCTGGAAACGAG is from Rhizobium etli CFN 42 and encodes:
- the repC gene encoding plasmid replication protein RepC, translated to MQTEHIATPFGRRPMTLALVKTQFESAGIKKGKSADKWKIYRDACDARSLLGLRDRALAVLNALLSFYPETDLIESANLIVFPSNAQLSARANGIAGTTLRENLALLVQAGLIHRNDSPNGKRYARKGRDGSIETAYGFNLAPLLARSEELALMAHQVAEENRRLKVIKEKITIARRDIRKLISAAIEEGASGDWQSIEDGFVAMISSLRTAKTPTALGEILEELTLLREGIVNLLEDQLISQESDANADEIRQHIQNSNTDSINELEPSSGNELGGKPSQGPKLHAEPIRTFPLGMVARACPQISDYAPGGRIEHWRDLMAAAVVVRSMLGVSPSAYQDACELMGPENAAVAIACILERAGHINSAGGYLRDLTARTRRGEFSLGPMLMALMRSGGRNLRSA